The genomic DNA CTGGCTGGCCTTGCATCTCTGTACCTTGGTGCTGAGCATTCTGAGGCTCAGTCAGCTGAGGATAAAAGGGACCTACCAGCCAGTTGAGGGGCGTGTTGTTAACAAGATAATCCATCACATCATCTAAGGATTCCTTCATTTTCTGCAGCTTCCCCTTGCTAGAAGTGAGGAGGCTGTCAGACACTTCCTTAAAGGAGCCAGCGTTGCGGAACACCAAGTAGATGTCGCTTGCCATCACCCCCAAGTGGATGGCTTGATCTTGGACGTTCTGTGGTAACCCTTGGACGTTCGACAGGAGTGTGTGGCAAGTGGTCTGGAGTTGCTGAGTCAGGTTGCGGGCAATAGCAAGAGTACGTGACTCGAtgtgctaaaaataaaacaaacttaagAATTAGCAGCGGACCCAACAGTGCTATGTATAAATTAGCTCAATCACAGTAAGCTGGTTATGTGTTGACCACACGTGTCGATTCTTTGACTTCTTAAAATCCTCATAACAATGCTGAGTGCAGCAGTATTACTCACATTTCATAGATAGGAACATAAGCTTAGAGTGTAAAAGCTCCAGTTAATAGCTGGAAAATAGCTGAGTGGGGATTAGAACTGAGTCTCAAAGTGCATCGTTTTCAACTGAAGAAGCATAACAGGTAGAGAAGACCAGACAGAATGAAAATATACTCCATGATAGTAGTGTAATTTAGATAGCCCCTCTTCAAGTAAGAGGGTATGAGCAAATGATTAATATTGATTTCAAAGGTAAATGCATATTAGCTTTTGGGACACAAAGAACCACTTTTTTAAGACTACaagatgctatttttttctgtctggaaCATTAGTCCTCTACTTGCCCTTTTGCCTAGTTTATTCACCATTAGTTCCCAGCTTACTGCTCATCTCCTCCAAGAAGCCATGTGACTCAACCAGCCCCACTCCAAGGCTGCCTATATATTCTCATAGCACCATATTTATGCAGTCAAAAACACTCTGACGGGGTAGCTGCCTGTATCCCCTGTTAGTCTGTGCCCATTCTGGGGGCAAAGCCCTTGTTTCCCATTTAGTCATAGGTCATTTGGGGCATATGCACACCTGTGGCTTGTTATATAAAGTTATTCCCTCCCCAGTTTTGCTTTTCTGCCACATAACAAGCCACCAATGTACAGTTACTGTCTGGGCTTTTGATAGAGAAGAGTATTTTAAGAGGaattatgaaaatattgaaatgaaaaatcagagaACTTCTTCACAAGCTGTAGCAAATGACTGTCCCAGTCATCTTACCTCCGCACAGTGGGATTCGTCGGTGTCATCATGGCCAAGGCTTCTCTTCCACTCCACCCATGAGACACAGAGCTTGTCCTGAGCATCCTGAATCTTCTGATTGGCACTATGCACATTCTTTCTGGCAAATTCAATCTAGAACACGttgaaaaaagacaaaggaacaaACCATCAGACATTCATGTTAACCTGTTTGCAGGTCTATGATGTAAAGCAGACAACCTAAAAACTAAGAATTTCCATAAGAGTTTAATGAGAGCTATTCCTGCTGTCATTGTTACTTATTATCAGTATGTGTAAGTTAACCAAGTAGTGGTAGCTCTTTACTGCCTCTATTTAACTATTAAACCACTGACTCCAAAATTTACCTCCAGTTAAGCACAAGTTAAGACAACTAAAATttaatctgggccgggcgcggtggctcacgcctgtaatcctagctctctgggaggccaaggcgggcggattgctcgaggtcaggagttcgaaaccagcctaagcaaaagagcaagaccccgtctctactaaaaatagaaagaaattaattggccaactaaaaatatatagaaaaaattagccgggcatggtggcacatgcctatagtcccagctactcgggaggctgaggcagtacaatggcttgagaccaggagattgaggttgctgtgagctaagctgacaccacagcactcactctagcctgggcaacaaattgagactctgtctcaaaaaaaaaaaaattaatctgtatGTGTGAAGCATAAATTAGAattacaaaacagaaagaaatttaaacttCCTCTTCCCTGTTGCCAACCCTTATTTCCCCTTCCAAGAAGTGGTTTTCTTATGGCAGTACAGTTCTGTACATCCTGTTCTGTAACTTGGCAATCTTCAATGGCTACACAGTAGTCTATTGTAATGTATCAACTTAATTAGTCTTCTATTAGTTGAGGTGCATTACTATAGTCTCTGGCAACTCTAAACAAATATACATGCCTGCAGGATACAAAGAAAATCTGCTCAAGATATAGGTGTGTTTGTATCTTTCACTGGAACAGACCCTTGAAATCTCCAGAAGGGCACAAGTGTGGCTCTTTCTCTACAGTGCTGCTGACAGCAACACTTCTACAGAGTGACAAGACAAGAGAGGTATTTATATTTGACCCTCAGAGCAAGATTAGCATTGCATCATATTTCAGTTATTTATCTACTTCCTttttctgtgagttgtctgtatACTCTTTTGTCCACTGTTCTATTGCGCTGTTCATAAAATAAGATTGAAGTTTTTGGATTTCATGATTACATTAACTACTATACCCGGAGAAGAACGAACTCGCTTCAGGTGCCTTATAATGAAGTTTTACTCACCAGGTGAACAGTAGAATGGAGCTGAGAAATGGTCTCCTGGCTTTTTTGCTTAGCTTCTTTAACTCTGCTGAGAGCCTGCTGGTAGGCACGTGAGCGAAACTTGGTAGACAGGGATCCCAGTCTAACATAGTAACTTGGCTTTTGAACCACATCAAATCCTTCaactttttttgcttctttttctgaaGTTAGAAAGAAGggaccaaaaaattaaaaaaaaaaaaaaacacacacacaaacttaagAATGACAGTTAAAGGTGATAAAGCCTGGACTCTAACCTGGGTCTTGACTTTAAAGATTCTACCCAACCTCCTAGCAATTGTGCACTCATTTTCTGCTCATGTCTGCTGCTGTGCTTGGCCACCCTGAACATGTTACTGTCTCTGATACACATTCCATCTATCTATACAGGTTTCTTCCCATTAGAGCAAGCTTCCTGAGTAACACAGTACtatgatgattcttttttttttttttgagacagcgtctcactttgttgcccaggctagagtgagtgcgtggcatcagcctagctcacagcaacctcaaactcctgggctcaagcgatcctcctgcctcagcctcccgagtagccgggactacaggcatgcgccacatgcccggctcattttttctatatatattagttggccaattaatttccttctatatatagaaatggggtcttgctcttgctcaggctggtttcaaactcctgaccttgagcaatccacccacctcggcctcccagagtgctagtatgaTGATTCTTTTTAATGACAATTCTGTAAAACCACCCATTCAAGATAATCCATTTACAGAAAATATCTGTCAAGGCTAATTTGCCCTAAAGTTTCAAAACTTACTACGTACAATTCAATCTGaaacttaagattgctttaggaAGGAAAACCTCTACAGCCACAAAAATAACTGGCTGTCTCGGGTAGGAAATGGGGATCGGCTGCAAACAGGCACAAGGGATCTTTTGGGGTGGCAGCAATGTTTTACAACTGGAttatagtgatggttgcacaattctgtaaATTTAGACTGAAggcaattatatctcaatgaatataaaaaagattaatttaagatataaaacattatttccagACAAAATTCCAATTACCTAGTTCTTCCGCAGTGAGGGGGAGGTACTGGTCTACCAACAGCTCTGATTTAGTGAGTGCGTTTTCTACCCCACTGCTCATGAGCTGCATCACCCGACTTCCCAAGACTGTGTTGATGCTGCCGTTGACAACAGACTTAGTCTTCTCCACACTGCCAGTCACCGCTCCTTTAGTCCTGTCCATTACTCCTGTGATCGTACTGGCCACGGAATCCTTGGCCCCGGTCACGGTAGTCGTCACAGCATCTTTCGCCCCAGTCACAACGCCTTTGGCATTGGCAACCACCTGCGAGTGGAAAAGCAGATCATTTGGCTGGTGAGAAAACAAGCACAAATACATACTTGAGGTCTGAACTAAGGCAGCACAGTTGAAGAGTTAAAGAAAGAAGTTGGTCCTTTCACTATCCAGCTTTAGGTCTTGGGCGAGTCACTAAGGTGTGATGAGCCTGAATTTCCCTATCAGCTATCTCTGCCCTACCTGCCACTCCTCAAGGATTGTTGGAGGAGCAAATGAGGTAAATGGACATGAAACCCGTCGATTTGTCAAGGTGAtgataagtttttgtttttttaactagaTGAACTTTTAGTAACATATAGTGGGTACTCAAGAAAAGAATGGCCTTTTCCATGTTGGCATGCTTGTACTGAGAGCAGCTCAGGCCTGCCTATGAGCACAGACACGGGTACCATGCACACTGAGCCCTTTTCACATAGCCCCGGAAAGCCAACACACAGGGAGAGATGTCAGTTCTCCATCCTACTGGATGTGCTCTCAGATATCTGCCACTCATATAAGCTCTCCAAACCACCAGCCTGCCCAAGCCCCACTCATGATACCCAAACTGAGCTCAGGGAGATAGCTAGCTCACTTTCCCATTTTGCTCAAGTGTGAAGTAGAAGATGCAAACTAGAACAAAAGACTTTCCTTTGGTGCCTATGCAACAACACAATTATATCTTTGTATTCTTGACTGAATTCAGTTCCCCTCAAAAACTATGCAAGTATTTTTATAAGAGAAGACTGATACTAGGCAAGTAAACCAACTATTAGTGAGTTATAGGTTGCTGCAAGGGAAACACAGAAGCTGATGGGGAGATAATGGCCCAGGTTCCCAATCCAAATGAACTAACTCACAGCTCTACTTTCTACATAGGAGTAGCAGGgtaagggaaggggagaggacaTGAAAGATCTTCTCCAGGCATATCTTAGGTATAGAACATAAAGTTTTCAAAGTCATTTCATAAACtggtgacttgtccaagatcagaCATGAAAGAGGGACTGAAAACCTAGATCCTCATTAATCCAGtgccatttttattataagaGAAATGACTTTGAGCCTTCATGTGCCTGATCAGGCCCCTCACAAAGAGGGTGGTGAAGGCTGGCATTTGAGACAGGGATAACAGCACTACCCCCCTTCCACTTGGAAACTTAATTACAAGAATCAAGTTTTCAAGTGGAATTAAGGATGCTCCTTAATTCTGGTTATGTGAATAAacggaaagaaacaaaattttgagtTTAGTTATTCCTCTAGTGTGCTTTCTAGTACTATTTCATGAAGGGCTAATTCCATTAAGAACAGCTAATAGTTAATGTTAAACTCTTTTTAAGTGATAATAAAGTGAAAACAATTAGCTTTTTACACTTATAAATTCAACCTGTTTTCTTCCAAGTCACTATATTTCTTCAAACTCAGTGAGAGTAAATTATCCatagaggccgggcgaggtggctcacgcctgtaatcctagcactctgggaggtgaggcgggcggattgctcaaggtaaggagttcgaaaccagcctgagcaagagtgagaccccgtctctactataaatagaaagaaattctttaAAGTACTCACAgtataaattgatatatttagTATTCCAGTACTGTGAAATAGGCAAGAggagaattttctcttttttatctctACAGCTATAGGAAGAAATACTGCATGTTGTTATGGCATGCCATAGGAGATATATGGACTTCTTACAGTGACTTTCTAGGGGCTGCCACCATGTCACATTAGAGGCTACAGAACATGGTAGAAAGACCATTAGAATGAAGGCCAAATAAAGTTATGACATTTATGACCTTGCCTAAATAACTACGACTACCTCCAAGTATTATGTTTtgttatctgtgaaatgaaaaaaatcacctaaTGGTCATGTACATTAGATACATAATAGTGTATACATGCTAGTTTAGGATAAGTAAGATTTGGCTAAGAAGTCCCATTTTGGGCTTCATATATGGACTTGTTATAAAGGGTTTCCAAGACAAGCTTGAACTCCAGTCCTATATACAGTGGTCATATTGtttaataattatactaaaaataaGTAACCATTTTGAATCTGCTGCTTTGCCCATTTTAGTGCAAACTTACTGCAATGTGCAAAGTTACTCTTCAGCAAAAGGTGGCTATGCAAGCTTTTAACCAAAGCACATAGTGGAAGAAATGTCTATAGTCATTAGTCAATTCAAATGATTTCAGAAGATTTATGAATCTTTTAGAATCTTTAGATCTATCCATTAAGAGTTTATCttattcaaaaccagcctgagcaagagtgagatcccatctctactaaaaatagaaattaattggtcaactaaaaatatatagtaaaaattagctgggcatggtggcacatgcctgtagtcccagctactcgggaggctgaggcaggaggatcacttgagcccaggagcttgaggttgctgtgagctaggctgacgccatggcactctagcccggggaacagaacgagactctgtctcaaaaaaaaaagagtttatcttaaaaattaaacatcaagTTCATATTATAAATGCCACATTTGCTTACAGGCATATAGAAAAAAAGTGCCACAGAAGAAAGGTGCTAATCTTATGCAACATAAGTGAAAAATTTAGAGAGGCCCACAAGCATTCTGAAGGCTGTACGCTAAAAAACTCGCCTACAGTCGTGTGCTGCCTAGCAACATTTTGGCCAACAATAGACTGTATACTAGACCATGATCccgtaagattataatgaagctgcTCTATACAGatgtactattttttatcttttataccatatttttactctactttttctatgtttagtaatgtttagatacacaaacacttaccattgtgttacagttgcctatagtACAATACAGTAACACGCTGTGAAGGTTTGTAACCTAGGGGCAATGATGCCATGTAGCGTAGGTGTGAAGTTGGttatatcatctaggtttgtgtaagtatactctataaTGTTCTCACCATGATGAAATTGCTTAATGATCCATTTCTCAGAACCTATTTCTGtcgttaagtgacacatgactgtatttagaTTATGAAAGACACAAAGCCAGATTTTTCCCTAACtggtatcattttatattcttaacttaaaaaaaaaaaaagtaggacaTTATCTGAACCAAAGGATCACCAGAACGGATAAGACTATCATTTTTGTCACCATTGACTAGCTGTCCCATACGAATGGCAGTCTCTATCAGCATTGCACCAACCCAGGTGAGAAAAGGGTCTAtataccatctctgcatttatcTGACACCACATGTGAATCAGTTATTTGAGAGGAATTTCATCTGCAGGGTCAAAGCCacaaattgaaagaaaagttttctAGTGCAAAGGTGGCTAGTTCTTCTCTGCTTCTTAGATATAACCTGACAACAGTTTAGGAAGTTAAGAGGGTGGCCATTACTCTTTCAAACATACATCCAGCTCCAATTGAGAGAACAAATCAGTATTTGCCCATCTGTGGCATGCACAGCCTGTGCTAATAGGTAGAATGTGAAAATATGTGAGGTGTCAAGTTTCAGCACTTTTGTCCCAAGCTCACCTGAGTTGATGGCTGATTCAGGATAGGCAGGCTCTCCTCAATCCTGTCTAGGCCCTTACAGGCATAGGTATTGGCAACCGCAACTAGAAgaatcacaaatggaaaaatgttcatttaaacAGTGTaggtaggccaggcgcagtggctcacgcctgtaatcctaacactctgagaggctgaggcaggcggattgctcaaggtcagaaatttggaaccagcctgagcaagagtgagacccccgtctctactataaatagaaagaaactaattggccaactaatatatatagaaaaaattagccgggcatagtggcacatgcctgtagtcccagctacttaggaggctgaggcaccaggattgcttgagcccaggagtttgagattgctgtaagctaggctgacgccacggcactcactctaacctgggcaacaaagcaaaactctgtctcaaaaaataaaataaaatagttcaagaccagcctgagcaagggcgagaccctgtctctactaaaaaaaaaaaaaaaaaaagaaagaaattagctggacaactaaaatatatagaaaaaattagccaggcatggtggcgcatcccgtagtcccagctacttgggaggctgaggcaggaggatcgcttgagcccaggaatttgaggttgctgtgaactaggctgatgccatggcactctagccccagc from Microcebus murinus isolate Inina chromosome 12, M.murinus_Inina_mat1.0, whole genome shotgun sequence includes the following:
- the PLIN2 gene encoding perilipin-2 isoform X1, which encodes MASVAVDPQPSVVTRVANLPLVSSTYDLMSSAYVSTKDQYPYLKSVCEMAEKGVKTITSVAMTSALPIIQKLEPQIAVANTYACKGLDRIEESLPILNQPSTQVVANAKGVVTGAKDAVTTTVTGAKDSVASTITGVMDRTKGAVTGSVEKTKSVVNGSINTVLGSRVMQLMSSGVENALTKSELLVDQYLPLTAEELEKEAKKVEGFDVVQKPSYYVRLGSLSTKFRSRAYQQALSRVKEAKQKSQETISQLHSTVHLIEFARKNVHSANQKIQDAQDKLCVSWVEWKRSLGHDDTDESHCAEHIESRTLAIARNLTQQLQTTCHTLLSNVQGLPQNVQDQAIHLGVMASDIYLVFRNAGSFKEVSDSLLTSSKGKLQKMKESLDDVMDYLVNNTPLNWLVFDFTIIDLTSETDEIPDIIPLEEENEPNHSHANGPVRSGENVE
- the PLIN2 gene encoding perilipin-2 isoform X2, yielding MASVAVDPQPSVVTRVANLPLVSSTYDLMSSAYVSTKDQYPYLKSVCEMAEKGVKTITSVAMTSALPIIQKLEPQIAVANTYACKGLDRIEESLPILNQPSTQVVANAKGVVTGAKDAVTTTVTGAKDSVASTITGVMDRTKGAVTGSVEKTKSVVNGSINTVLGSRVMQLMSSGVENALTKSELLVDQYLPLTAEELEKEAKKVEGFDVVQKPSYYVRLGSLSTKFRSRAYQQALSRVKEAKQKSQETISQLHSTVHLIEFARKNVHSANQKIQDAQDKLCVSWVEWKRSLGHDDTDESHCAEHIESRTLAIARNLTQQLQTTCHTLLSNVQGLPQNVQDQAIHLGVMASDIYLVFRNAGSFKEVSDSLLTSSKGKLQKMKESLDDVMDYLVNNTPLNWLVGPFYPQLTEPQNAQHQGTEMQGQPGSPASEHTTH